A region of Lycium barbarum isolate Lr01 chromosome 3, ASM1917538v2, whole genome shotgun sequence DNA encodes the following proteins:
- the LOC132631708 gene encoding putative nitric oxide synthase, which yields MAPKLVALSSLSSLCPFHIPNYQNSASKLNMHKFHTTPKPNLILCKSTQITISESEPEGYGAAAPTLGDIYLQRQQASSVLATTTTNKKKKKKDRILNVSNLAPCCYGCGAPLHTLEVDAPGYVDQDTYDLKKKHHQLRKILCGRCRLLSHGHMITAVGGNGGYPGGKQFVSAEELREKLSHLRYEKALIVKLVDIVDFNGSFLARVRDLAGANPIILVITKVDLLPKETDLNCVGDWVVEATMKKKLNVLSVHLTSSKSLVGISGVVSEIQKEKKGRDVYILGSANVGKSAFINALLNTMSYKDPIAASARKYKPIQSAVPGTTLGPIPIDAFLSGGKLYDTPGVHLHHRQAAVIHAEDLPTLAPQSRLRGQAFSSSALNLDSQIADRVRSSGLSGLSIFWGGLVRIDALKVLPETCLTFYGPKALQIHIVPTDEADEFYKKELGVLLTPPTGKEKAEDWMGLEMKRQLQINYEDIERPTCDVAISGLGWFSVVPAGKPNPVSEVTAGELTFVVHVPKPVEIFVRPPMPVGKAGGQWYDYRELTEEESEMRPKWFF from the exons ATGGCGCCTAAACTCGTAGCTCTATCCTCCTTATCTTCCCTTTGCCCATTTCACATTCCCAATTACCAAAATTCAGCAAGTAAGCTTAACATGCACAAATTCCACACTACTCCCAAACCCAACCTTATCCTCTGCAAATCCACACAGATCACTATCTCAGAATCCGAACCCGAGGGATATGGAGCTGCTGCCCCGACCCTAGGTGACATATATCTTCAACGCCAACAAGCTTCATCTGTGTTAGCCACAACTACAACtaacaagaaaaagaagaagaaagatagaATTCTCAATGTTTCCAACTTGGCTccttgttgttatggttgtggaGCTCCTTTACATACATTGGAAGTGGATGCTCCTGGTTATGTTGACCAGGACACATACGATTTG AAAAAGAAACATCACCAACTTCGTAAAATTCTTTGTGGACGGTGTCGCCTATTATCTCATGGGCACATGATAACTGCAGTAGGTGGAAATGGAGGTTATCCCGGAGGCAAGCAATTTGTTTCAGCAGAAGAGCTTCGAGAAAAGTTGTCTCATTTGCGCTATGAGAAAGCTTTGATTGTTAAATTG GTTGATATTGTAGACTTCAATGGCAGTTTTTTGGCTCGTGTGCGAGATCTTGCTGGTGCAAATCCCATAATTTTGGTTATAACTAAG GTGGATCTTCTTCCAAAAGAAACTGATCTTAATTGTGTCGGTGACTGGGTTGTGGAAGCCACAATGAAGAAGAAGCTTAA TGTTCTGAGTGTTCATTTAACAAGTTCAAAGTCATTGGTTGGAATCTCTGGGGTGGTGTCAGAAATCCAAAAAGAGAAAAAG GGAAGGGATGTATACATTCTG GGTTCAGCAAACGTTGGAAAATCTGCATTCATCAATGCGCTGTTAA ATACAATGTCATACAAGGACCCAATTGCAGCCTCTGCACGAAAATACAAACCAATACAATCAGCTGTTCCTGGAACGACACTGGGTCCAATCCCAATTGATGCTTTCCTTAGTGGTGGG AAATTGTATGATACCCCTGGAGTCCATCTTCATCATAGGcaagctgcagttattcatgcggaAGATCTCCCTACTCTTGCTCCACAAAGTCGTCTTCGGGGTCAAGCTTTTTCA AGCTCTGCGCTAAACTTGGACTCACAAATAGCTGACCGAGTGAGATCAAGTGGCTTGAGTGGATTATCAATATTCTGGGGAGGCCTTGTGCGAATTGATGCTTTGAAG GTTCTCCCAGAGACTTGTTTGACATTTTATGGACCCAAGGCATTGCAAATTCACATAGTGCCTACTGATGAAGCAGATGAATTCTACAAG AAAGAACTAGGAGTTCTATTGACACCTCCGACAGGAAAAGAAAAAGCAGAGGACTGGATGGGACTTGAAATGAAGCGCCAGTTACAAATTAACTATGAAGATATTGAGAG ACCTACCTGCGATGTGGCTATATCTGGTCTTGGATGGTTCTCCGTTGTACCAGCCGGAAAACCTAATCCAGTTTCAGAAGTTACAGCTGGAGAGCTAACATTTGTTGTCCATGTCCCGAAGCCAGTAGAGATTTTTGTTCGACCTCCTATGCCTGTTGGCAAAGCTGGAGGACAGTGGTACGACTACAGGGAGTTGACAGAGGAGGAATCAGAAATGAGACCCAAATGGTTTTTCTGA
- the LOC132633978 gene encoding probable aquaporin TIP5-1 has protein sequence MKSPLMATLASRLQHSVTPNALRSYVAEFLSTFFFVFAAAGATMSTRKMMPDATSDPSSLVAVAVANAFALFVAVYISANISGGHVNPAVTFGMAIGGHISIPMSIFYWISQMLGSVMACLLLKFTNQQIPTHGIPQDMTGFGGAVLEGVMTFGLVYTVYAAADPRRCIHAAIGPLAVGLIVGANVMASGPFTGGSMNPAYSFGSAVVKGSFKNQAVYWIGPFIGAAIAGLVYDNVVFPAQVTESLMGIGGGITVV, from the exons atgaaatcaccattaatggccACACTTGCTTCCCGCTTGCAACACTCTGTCACTCCCAATGCCCTCCGATCATATGTAGCTGAGTTTCTCTCCACTTTCTTTTTCGTCTTCGCTGCTGCCGGCGCCACCATGTCTACCC GGAAAATGATGCCTGATGCGACATCAGATCCATCTAGTCTAGTGGCAGTTGCAGTAGCAAATGCATTTGCGTTGTTCGTGGCAGTGTATATATCAGCCAATATATCCGGAGGCCATGTGAATCCGGCTGTGACGTTCGGCATGGCTATTGGAGGCCATATAAGTATTCCCATGTCTATATTCTACTGGATTTCTCAGATGCTTGGGTCTGTCATGGCTTGTCTTCTTCTCAAATTCACTAACCAG CAAATTCCAACACATGGAATTCCTCAAGACATGACTGGTTTTGGAGGAGCAGTACTCGAAGGCGTAATGACATTTGGTTTAGTGTACACAGTTTATGCAGCTGCTGATCCTAGACGTTGCATCCACGCAGCAATAGGGCCATTGGCAGTTGGCCTTATTGTTGGAGCAAATGTCATGGCTTCAGGCCCATTTACTGGGGGATCAATGAACCCTGCTTACTCATTTGGCTCTGCTGTTGTCAAAGGCAGCTTCAAGAATCAAGCAGTGTACTGGATTGGACCTTTCATTGGTGCAGCCATAGCTGGGCTTGTGTATGATAATGTGGTTTTCCCTGCACAAGTGACTGAGTCTTTGATGGGAATAGGTGGTGGGATTACTGTTGTTTAA